In Prevotella sp. oral taxon 475, one DNA window encodes the following:
- a CDS encoding S41 family peptidase — MNLRLFLVSFALYWPSTSFAIHPDSINHHLKDYQYLTRFTEANLATYPYIHKMYGKEYAKLKKSIRRHLLKGQDIETATCDYVFWFFSQFDTHFIVDRHRFWQEYDRRVHPKYNERMEYDPQPLACMLDTDTYLVRIPSCSGQNPTYAWVDSVAQAYKRTNCPYLILDIRGNSGGNDAIWEPFLEILADHLPKKPWRVLFRNTPMNREVLMKQGDTNIVEKARQSKAQFVPLSEENNNEEMPFIASHLKKAAILVDSRTASSGETLARFVKDYCHRGKIYGQDPTSGANLSGNIAPFQLPHSGITCYYPVCVDEDFALQIKTKEIGIKPDIKIPLPLPASLKDHIDTWVVWVAKSLQSN, encoded by the coding sequence ATGAACTTAAGATTGTTCCTTGTTTCTTTTGCTTTATATTGGCCTTCCACCTCATTTGCAATACATCCCGACAGCATCAATCATCATCTAAAAGATTATCAATATCTAACAAGATTTACTGAAGCTAATCTTGCTACTTACCCATATATTCACAAAATGTATGGTAAGGAATACGCCAAGCTTAAAAAGTCGATCAGGCGACATTTACTGAAAGGTCAAGATATAGAAACCGCAACTTGTGACTATGTCTTTTGGTTTTTCTCTCAATTCGATACGCATTTTATAGTTGACCGACATCGATTCTGGCAAGAGTATGACCGAAGGGTTCATCCCAAGTATAACGAAAGGATGGAGTATGACCCTCAACCCCTTGCGTGTATGCTCGATACGGATACCTATCTGGTAAGAATACCCTCTTGCAGCGGTCAGAATCCCACTTACGCATGGGTCGATAGTGTTGCCCAAGCCTATAAAAGAACGAATTGTCCCTATCTCATTTTAGATATTCGAGGTAATTCTGGGGGAAATGATGCCATTTGGGAACCTTTTCTTGAGATACTCGCAGACCATCTACCAAAGAAACCTTGGAGAGTTCTATTCAGAAACACCCCCATGAACAGAGAAGTACTCATGAAACAAGGTGATACAAATATCGTAGAGAAAGCCCGTCAATCGAAAGCACAGTTTGTGCCATTGTCAGAAGAGAACAATAACGAGGAAATGCCTTTCATTGCAAGCCATTTAAAAAAGGCGGCAATTCTCGTTGATAGCAGAACAGCAAGTTCTGGAGAAACCTTAGCTCGTTTTGTAAAAGACTATTGCCATCGTGGAAAAATATATGGACAAGACCCTACCAGCGGAGCAAACCTATCGGGTAACATTGCTCCATTTCAGCTGCCACATAGTGGGATTACTTGCTATTATCCAGTTTGTGTCGACGAAGACTTCGCTTTGCAAATAAAAACAAAAGAAATAGGAATCAAGCCAGATATAAAGATCCCGCTACCACTTCCCGCCTCTCTCAAAGATCATATTGACACATGGGTTGTATGGGTTGCAAAGAGTTTGCAATCAAACTGA
- a CDS encoding glycosyltransferase family 2 protein, whose translation MIRLSVITCTYNAAHELPRTLDSVRAQSYPYVEHILLDGRSTDDTWSIARAYEEQSVGMENGHTVVLKSEKDQGLYDAMNKGLYLATGDYLVFLNAGDVFPSDNTLEQVANAVGEGEALPAVLYGDTDIVNDEGRFLRHRRLSPPEQLSWRSFRQGMLVCHQAFYVRTDIARQTPYHLDYRFSADVDWCIRVMKNAEAMGLPLRNIHAVVVNYLEGGMTAKNHRASLKERFSVMRNHYGLLSTLLMHLWFVVRRWF comes from the coding sequence ATGATAAGGCTTTCTGTCATTACGTGCACTTACAATGCTGCACACGAATTGCCCCGAACGTTAGACAGTGTTCGGGCTCAAAGCTATCCGTATGTGGAGCATATCCTGCTCGACGGACGGTCGACGGACGATACATGGTCCATCGCCCGGGCTTATGAAGAGCAGTCTGTCGGGATGGAAAACGGCCATACCGTTGTGTTGAAGTCCGAGAAAGACCAGGGACTATATGATGCCATGAACAAGGGTCTTTACCTGGCAACGGGCGATTATCTCGTGTTTCTCAATGCCGGAGACGTGTTTCCATCCGACAACACATTGGAACAGGTAGCCAATGCCGTGGGCGAAGGCGAAGCCTTGCCTGCCGTTCTTTATGGCGATACCGATATAGTGAACGATGAAGGACGCTTTCTTCGCCACCGTCGGCTCTCCCCGCCCGAACAGCTCTCTTGGCGTTCGTTTCGCCAAGGCATGCTGGTTTGCCACCAAGCCTTCTACGTTCGCACAGACATCGCCCGTCAAACGCCCTACCATCTGGACTATCGCTTCTCGGCAGACGTTGATTGGTGCATCCGTGTGATGAAGAACGCCGAGGCCATGGGTCTACCTTTGCGCAACATCCATGCCGTGGTGGTGAACTATTTAGAGGGCGGAATGACGGCCAAAAACCACCGTGCCTCGCTCAAAGAGCGTTTTTCCGTGATGCGAAACCACTACGGTTTGCTTTCAACCCTACTGATGCACCTATGGTTTGTGGTGAGAAGGTGGTTCTAA
- a CDS encoding M23 family metallopeptidase, translated as MRLKRTIKTIAFTAFIALFAAPAAGQDLLARQAPVDRKMKSVDTLVLQTIIKRENIQMPAASLYDTWDNTRTHHLTALPDSFLINLRHFCMPTPSRVVTSNFGSRWGRQHKGLDIKVYIGDTIRAAFSGKVRIVKYEAAGYGKYIVIRHPNGLETIYGHLSKQLVTENEDVRAGDPIGLGGNTGRSTGSHLHFETRLCGIALNPAIFFDFRAQDVVADSYMFRRSTYEQASAEATHLRGVVGNGGYSREEVVGKPGRDREETAPIPYNAAEKLYHKVSSGETLASIAEKRGVSIETICQLNHIRKTDKLRPGQILRYS; from the coding sequence CCGCTGCCGGCCAAGACCTCTTGGCAAGGCAGGCTCCGGTAGACAGGAAAATGAAGTCGGTGGATACGCTGGTTCTTCAAACCATCATCAAAAGAGAAAATATACAGATGCCGGCGGCCAGCCTTTACGATACGTGGGACAACACTCGCACGCATCATCTCACGGCTCTGCCCGACTCTTTCCTGATCAACCTGCGCCATTTTTGCATGCCCACACCCAGTAGAGTGGTGACGAGTAACTTCGGAAGCAGGTGGGGACGCCAACATAAAGGCTTGGACATCAAGGTCTATATCGGCGATACTATCCGCGCTGCGTTCTCCGGAAAGGTGCGCATCGTGAAGTATGAGGCGGCAGGATATGGAAAATACATCGTCATCCGGCATCCCAATGGTTTGGAAACCATCTACGGACACCTCTCCAAACAACTGGTAACGGAAAACGAAGACGTGCGCGCCGGCGATCCGATCGGCCTCGGCGGCAACACAGGACGTAGCACCGGTTCGCATCTTCACTTCGAAACACGCCTCTGCGGCATCGCTCTGAATCCGGCTATCTTCTTCGATTTTCGCGCACAAGACGTGGTGGCAGATAGCTATATGTTCCGTCGTTCCACCTACGAGCAGGCTTCTGCTGAGGCTACTCATCTGCGTGGCGTGGTGGGCAACGGAGGCTACAGTCGCGAAGAGGTGGTGGGCAAGCCTGGAAGAGATCGCGAAGAGACGGCTCCGATACCGTATAACGCGGCCGAAAAGCTCTACCACAAAGTGTCGTCTGGCGAGACCTTGGCCTCTATTGCAGAGAAACGGGGCGTTTCTATCGAAACGATCTGTCAGCTGAACCATATCCGGAAGACAGACAAACTTCGACCAGGACAGATTCTTAGATATTCTTAA
- a CDS encoding DUF6078 family protein has product MTLEEYNLLDADFAHCPGTHCEKANECLRHTAHQMLAKNTRESYTVVNPAVITGRQPCSLFMPDRKERYAWGISRIYDNVRAADLRGIKLSVMSCLGSSSYYRIKQQRRTITEEEQLDIRQAFTDMGYDGQAIEFDRYEEHYPALMRLRKGD; this is encoded by the coding sequence ATGACCCTCGAAGAATACAACCTGTTAGATGCCGACTTTGCCCATTGCCCCGGCACCCATTGTGAGAAAGCAAACGAATGCCTACGCCACACCGCCCACCAGATGCTAGCTAAGAACACGCGAGAGAGCTACACCGTTGTCAATCCCGCCGTGATAACCGGTCGCCAACCCTGCTCACTCTTCATGCCCGACCGCAAGGAACGTTACGCATGGGGCATCTCCCGCATCTACGACAACGTGCGCGCCGCCGACCTACGCGGCATCAAACTAAGCGTCATGTCATGCCTCGGTTCCTCTTCCTATTACAGGATTAAGCAGCAACGCCGTACCATCACCGAAGAAGAGCAACTGGACATCCGCCAAGCTTTCACCGACATGGGCTACGACGGACAAGCCATTGAGTTCGACCGCTATGAAGAACATTACCCCGCACTTATGCGACTAAGAAAAGGCGACTGA
- a CDS encoding glycosyltransferase family 4 protein yields the protein MRILIVNTSERTGGAAVAANRLMEALNNNGEKAKMLVRDKETDSITVVSLRRQFFQRWRFLWERWCIYWHLHFSKRHLFDIDIANTGADITRLPEFREADVIHLSWVNQGMLSLRGLRKILRSGKPVVWTMHDLWPATAICHLTLGCNLFKQQCRTCKYLPGGGSATDLSATVWTKKKRTYDLGPIHFVACSKWLADQARQSRLLRGHYVSAIPNPIDTRMFVKEDRTLAARRAQLPVDKRLILFAAQRATNENKGMTYLIEACRRLSALHPQLKETVGIAIMGSHSEELAHEFDFPVYSLGYVTDTRTLVDIYNSSTVFVLPSLSENLPNTIMEAMACGIPCVGFNVGGIPEEIDHRKNGYVAAYRDAEDLARGLHWVLEEAPYNEISTQAIRKVAQCYSQNSVAMHYIEIYNQAIAFKKCKL from the coding sequence ATGAGAATTTTGATTGTGAACACAAGCGAGCGAACGGGTGGTGCGGCTGTGGCCGCCAATCGACTGATGGAGGCTTTGAACAACAACGGCGAAAAAGCGAAAATGTTGGTGCGCGACAAGGAAACAGACTCCATTACCGTGGTTTCGCTGCGACGACAGTTCTTTCAACGGTGGCGTTTCCTGTGGGAACGCTGGTGCATCTATTGGCATCTGCATTTCTCAAAACGACATCTCTTCGACATAGACATTGCCAACACCGGCGCAGACATCACCCGATTGCCCGAGTTTCGAGAGGCCGACGTCATTCATCTCTCGTGGGTGAACCAGGGTATGCTCTCCCTCCGCGGCCTCAGAAAGATTCTTCGAAGCGGCAAACCTGTCGTCTGGACAATGCACGACCTTTGGCCTGCCACCGCCATTTGCCATCTTACGCTGGGCTGCAACCTCTTTAAGCAGCAGTGCAGAACATGCAAATATCTACCGGGAGGCGGCTCTGCTACCGACCTTTCAGCTACGGTGTGGACCAAAAAGAAAAGAACCTACGACCTGGGGCCTATCCATTTCGTGGCCTGCAGCAAGTGGTTGGCCGACCAGGCACGACAAAGTAGACTACTGCGAGGGCATTATGTGTCGGCTATTCCGAACCCCATCGATACACGGATGTTTGTCAAGGAAGACCGAACACTGGCTGCCCGACGGGCCCAACTGCCCGTAGACAAACGCCTGATCTTGTTTGCCGCCCAACGGGCAACCAATGAGAACAAAGGCATGACCTATCTCATCGAGGCTTGTCGTCGACTGTCCGCCTTACATCCGCAGCTGAAAGAGACGGTGGGTATAGCAATCATGGGAAGCCATTCGGAAGAGTTAGCCCATGAATTCGACTTTCCCGTCTACTCCTTGGGCTACGTTACCGACACCCGTACCTTGGTAGACATCTACAACAGCTCAACGGTTTTCGTGCTTCCGTCGCTCTCCGAGAATCTACCCAACACCATTATGGAGGCCATGGCCTGTGGTATTCCGTGCGTAGGCTTCAACGTTGGCGGCATACCCGAAGAGATCGACCACCGCAAAAATGGCTATGTGGCGGCCTATCGGGATGCCGAAGACCTGGCCCGCGGCCTGCATTGGGTGCTCGAAGAGGCTCCATACAACGAAATAAGCACCCAAGCTATACGCAAAGTAGCTCAGTGTTACTCGCAGAATTCGGTAGCGATGCACTACATCGAAATATACAATCAGGCCATCGCCTTTAAAAAATGTAAGTTATGA